The following coding sequences lie in one Hydrogenophaga sp. PBL-H3 genomic window:
- a CDS encoding AfsR/SARP family transcriptional regulator, with the protein MRVRKLLAGDELDVPAPVPGAVGTATAFQDGNLSQLAFVHGDPARFNACMVAWAGGAGARGREAELSLCVQTFVRSWAVPGEAGEPLPAADQVSDTRALGSVATFAEEAQVMALLFLADALRERQPAVAQRLLRLALGERFAPCLSHKLPGPAPAMTRLFSLALEEGVEVERVKALIRQHWPPPPPDAAESLNWPWPVRIHTLGRFAVLCDNAPLAFSGKSPRKALELLQALIANGGREVSLPLLIRNLWPDEDGGDMKNLFDNTLHRLRKLMGPVEVIQVRNGKLTLDPSMCWVDAWAFQRLSGAFLAADAPTDAARGRALQRDALAALRLYSGHFLQSEGDEPWVLAYRDRIKSRYLRLVRALGGRFEQLGQWDLAIEIYERALEVDNLTEALYRQLMLCHQQLGEHAEVLRVHRRCRELLSIVLGLAPSERTESVREASVRASRRLTAPGAVPFFESSPGDLGDC; encoded by the coding sequence GTGAGAGTTCGCAAATTGCTTGCAGGGGACGAGCTGGACGTTCCCGCGCCTGTGCCTGGCGCCGTTGGCACGGCCACGGCGTTTCAAGACGGCAACCTGTCCCAGCTCGCGTTTGTCCACGGTGACCCCGCGCGTTTCAATGCTTGCATGGTGGCCTGGGCTGGCGGCGCGGGAGCCCGAGGCCGGGAGGCCGAGCTCTCCCTGTGCGTACAGACGTTCGTGAGGTCCTGGGCCGTGCCGGGTGAGGCGGGAGAGCCGCTGCCCGCAGCGGATCAGGTGTCTGACACCCGAGCCCTGGGGAGCGTGGCCACTTTCGCGGAAGAAGCGCAGGTCATGGCACTGCTCTTTCTCGCCGATGCCTTGCGTGAACGGCAACCTGCGGTCGCGCAGCGCCTGCTTCGCCTGGCCTTGGGCGAGCGGTTTGCACCCTGCCTGTCCCACAAGCTGCCCGGGCCGGCGCCTGCCATGACTCGTCTGTTCTCGCTGGCCTTGGAGGAGGGGGTCGAGGTCGAACGCGTGAAGGCGCTGATCCGCCAGCACTGGCCCCCGCCCCCGCCCGATGCGGCCGAGTCGCTCAACTGGCCCTGGCCGGTTCGCATTCACACCCTGGGTCGGTTTGCCGTGCTGTGCGACAACGCGCCCCTGGCGTTCTCCGGCAAATCCCCGCGCAAGGCGCTGGAGTTGCTTCAAGCGCTCATTGCCAACGGCGGACGCGAGGTGTCGCTTCCGTTGCTCATCCGCAACCTCTGGCCCGACGAGGATGGGGGTGACATGAAGAACCTGTTCGACAACACCTTGCACCGGCTGAGAAAACTGATGGGGCCGGTTGAAGTGATCCAGGTGCGCAACGGCAAACTGACGCTGGACCCGTCAATGTGCTGGGTCGACGCCTGGGCCTTCCAGCGCCTGTCCGGCGCCTTCCTCGCGGCCGACGCGCCGACCGATGCAGCCCGGGGCCGTGCCTTGCAGCGCGACGCCCTGGCTGCCTTGCGACTGTATTCGGGCCATTTCCTGCAGTCGGAGGGCGACGAGCCCTGGGTCCTGGCCTACCGCGACCGCATCAAGAGCCGTTACCTGCGCCTGGTGCGGGCGCTGGGTGGCCGGTTCGAGCAACTCGGCCAGTGGGACCTGGCCATCGAGATCTACGAGCGCGCCCTGGAGGTCGACAACCTGACTGAAGCGCTCTACCGCCAGTTGATGCTGTGCCACCAACAGCTGGGTGAACACGCGGAGGTGCTTCGGGTCCACCGGCGCTGCCGGGAATTGCTCTCCATTGTGCTGGGTCTGGCGCCATCGGAACGCACGGAGAGCGTTCGAGAGGCCTCCGTGCGGGCCAGCCGGAGGCTCACCGCGCCTGGGGCCGTGCCCTTTTTCGAGAGCAGTCCAGGCGATCTTGGGGATTGCTAA
- a CDS encoding TIGR03862 family flavoprotein, whose amino-acid sequence MVGARFQERGTSRTTTRTARADAALRTGGASRAARRCGAPGLHQPARSSDRTARHIDPFMSDLNPTPSFNVDVAIIGGGPAGLMAAEVLSRAGVAVHLFDAMPSVGRKFLLAGKGGMNLTHAEPLETFVTRYGAAQDRVQALLQHWGPQAVRDWAAGLGIETFVGTSYRVFPADMKAAPLLRAWLHRLRHPGAGGVPVVFHMRHRWQGWAGSPDGPLVFDAPGGRVEASARATVLALGGASWARLGSDGAWLPWLQAAGVAVNPLLPSNCGFDVAGSAAHGVAQGWSGHFIERFAGQPFKSVAIRATDSLGQHFHRKGEFVATATGVEGSLVYAVSSLLRDEIARSGQASFELDLLPDRSAEQVLAHVSHPRGSRSLSSHLKSRLGLDGIKMGILHERLDKDAMNDPARLAAAIKALPITVRATRPIDEAISSAGGVRWDALDNDLMVEAQAGLFCAGEMLDWEAPTGGYLLTACLASGVRAGQGVLHRLGVTAGG is encoded by the coding sequence ATGGTGGGTGCTCGATTTCAAGAGCGCGGAACATCCAGAACAACAACCCGAACTGCTCGCGCAGATGCGGCGTTACGCACAGGCGGTGCAAGCCGCGCGGCCCGGCGCTGTGGTGCGCCCGGCCTTCATCAACCTGCACGGTCGTCTGATCGAACTGCAAGACACATCGATCCATTCATGAGCGACCTCAACCCAACCCCATCTTTCAACGTGGACGTGGCCATCATCGGCGGCGGTCCCGCCGGCCTCATGGCCGCCGAGGTCCTGAGCCGCGCCGGCGTGGCCGTGCACCTGTTCGACGCCATGCCCTCGGTCGGGCGCAAGTTCCTGCTGGCCGGCAAAGGTGGCATGAACCTCACGCACGCCGAGCCGCTGGAAACCTTCGTCACGCGCTATGGCGCAGCACAAGACCGCGTGCAAGCGCTGCTGCAGCACTGGGGCCCGCAGGCTGTGCGCGACTGGGCCGCCGGCCTGGGCATCGAGACCTTCGTGGGCACCTCGTACCGGGTGTTTCCCGCCGACATGAAAGCCGCGCCTTTGCTGCGCGCCTGGTTGCACCGCCTGCGCCACCCGGGCGCGGGTGGGGTTCCCGTGGTGTTTCACATGCGCCACCGTTGGCAGGGCTGGGCTGGCTCGCCCGATGGGCCGCTGGTGTTCGACGCGCCCGGCGGCCGGGTGGAAGCGAGCGCCCGCGCGACCGTGCTCGCGCTGGGCGGTGCCAGCTGGGCGCGCCTGGGGTCCGACGGCGCCTGGCTGCCCTGGCTGCAGGCCGCCGGCGTGGCGGTGAACCCGCTGCTGCCCAGCAACTGCGGCTTTGATGTGGCGGGCTCGGCCGCACACGGTGTGGCGCAAGGCTGGAGCGGGCATTTCATCGAACGCTTCGCCGGCCAGCCGTTCAAGTCGGTCGCGATCCGCGCCACCGACAGCCTGGGCCAGCACTTCCACCGCAAGGGCGAGTTCGTCGCCACCGCCACCGGCGTCGAAGGCAGCTTGGTCTACGCCGTATCCAGCCTGCTGCGCGACGAGATCGCGCGCAGCGGCCAGGCCAGCTTCGAACTCGACCTGCTGCCCGACCGCAGCGCCGAGCAGGTGTTGGCCCATGTGAGCCACCCGCGCGGATCACGCAGCCTCTCCAGCCACCTCAAGAGCCGCCTCGGCCTGGACGGCATCAAGATGGGCATCCTGCACGAGCGGCTCGACAAGGATGCGATGAACGACCCGGCGCGGCTGGCCGCTGCCATCAAGGCCTTGCCCATCACCGTGCGCGCGACCCGGCCGATCGATGAAGCGATCAGCAGCGCGGGTGGTGTGCGCTGGGATGCCCTGGACAACGACCTCATGGTCGAGGCGCAAGCGGGCCTGTTTTGCGCAGGCGAGATGCTGGACTGGGAAGCCCCGACCGGCGGCTACCTGCTCACCGCCTGCCTGGCCAGCGGGGTGCGGGCGGGGCAGGGCGTCCTGCACAGGCTTGGGGTCACGGCAGGCGGCTGA